In the genome of Candidatus Microbacterium phytovorans, one region contains:
- a CDS encoding NAD(P)/FAD-dependent oxidoreductase: MSRSSSSHSDRHDVVVVGGGHNALVAAAYLARAGYRVVVLERQDHLGGAAVSERPWEGVDARLSRYSYLVSLLPGSVIDDLDLRIDLRRRRYSSYTPDPADPRRGILVDNGDALATAMSFARTTGDAREAERFAAFSDRLLPMAATLFPTVTEPLRRANEVRDTVADAQLWDALTARPLGELLRESLSTDLARGIALTDGLIGTFSSSDDPSLRQNRCFLYHVIGGGTGDWDVPAGGMGTVSAALEHAARAAGADLRTDAEVVSVSPDGEVVLADGATFHGRLVLSGVGPSVLRGLLRAAGADPGAAAPAAAPGAAPTDDAHSDGYRPDGPRPEGAQVKVNMLLRRLPRLRDEDVAPEAAFAGTFHINETMTQLDAAHATAEAGGIPSPLPAEIYCHSLTDPSILGEDLQRSGAQTLTLFGLQVPHRLVADADGDAVRGELLAAAQVSLDSVLAEPIADCVAEAPDGRPCIEARTTADLEADLGMIGGDIFHGDLSWPWADDDEPLDTPAQRWGVATGHERVLVCGSGARRGGAVSGIGGHNAAMAALEILRG; the protein is encoded by the coding sequence ATGAGCCGCTCCTCGTCGAGTCACTCCGATCGTCACGATGTCGTCGTCGTGGGCGGTGGTCACAACGCGCTCGTCGCCGCCGCCTACCTCGCGCGTGCGGGGTACCGCGTCGTCGTCCTCGAACGGCAGGACCATCTGGGCGGCGCCGCGGTGTCGGAGCGCCCGTGGGAGGGCGTGGATGCGCGACTGTCGCGCTACTCCTACCTCGTGAGCCTGCTTCCCGGCAGCGTCATCGACGACCTGGACCTCCGCATCGACCTCCGGCGTCGCCGCTACTCCTCTTACACGCCCGATCCCGCCGACCCGCGCCGCGGCATCCTCGTCGACAACGGCGACGCGCTCGCGACGGCGATGAGCTTCGCGCGGACCACCGGCGACGCGCGCGAGGCGGAGCGGTTCGCGGCGTTCTCCGACCGGCTGCTGCCGATGGCGGCGACGCTGTTCCCCACGGTCACCGAGCCGCTGCGGCGAGCGAACGAGGTGCGTGACACGGTCGCCGATGCGCAGCTGTGGGATGCGCTGACCGCGCGCCCGCTGGGCGAACTGCTCCGCGAGAGTCTGTCGACCGACCTCGCTCGTGGCATCGCCCTCACCGACGGCCTCATCGGCACGTTCTCGTCGTCGGACGATCCGTCGCTGCGGCAGAATCGGTGCTTCCTGTACCACGTGATCGGCGGCGGGACGGGCGATTGGGACGTGCCCGCCGGCGGCATGGGCACCGTCAGCGCGGCGCTCGAGCACGCGGCCCGCGCGGCGGGCGCCGACCTGCGCACCGACGCCGAGGTCGTCTCCGTCTCCCCCGACGGCGAGGTCGTGCTCGCCGACGGCGCGACGTTCCACGGGCGCCTCGTGCTGAGCGGTGTCGGCCCGTCGGTGCTCCGTGGGCTGCTGCGTGCAGCCGGCGCCGATCCCGGAGCGGCAGCGCCCGCGGCAGCCCCCGGCGCGGCGCCCACCGACGACGCACACTCCGACGGCTACCGACCCGACGGTCCCCGGCCAGAGGGCGCGCAGGTGAAGGTCAACATGCTGTTGCGCCGTCTCCCCCGCCTCCGCGACGAAGACGTCGCCCCCGAGGCCGCGTTCGCCGGCACCTTCCACATCAACGAGACGATGACCCAACTGGATGCCGCTCACGCGACGGCCGAGGCGGGCGGCATCCCCTCACCTCTTCCGGCGGAGATCTACTGCCACTCCCTCACCGACCCGTCGATCCTGGGCGAGGATCTGCAGCGCAGCGGGGCGCAGACCCTGACGCTGTTCGGGTTGCAGGTGCCGCACCGCCTCGTCGCGGATGCCGACGGCGACGCGGTGCGGGGAGAGCTCCTCGCCGCCGCTCAGGTGTCGCTGGACTCCGTGCTGGCGGAGCCGATCGCGGACTGCGTCGCCGAGGCCCCCGACGGGCGCCCCTGCATCGAGGCGCGCACGACCGCCGACCTGGAAGCCGATCTGGGCATGATCGGCGGCGACATCTTCCACGGGGACCTGTCCTGGCCGTGGGCGGATGACGATGAACCTCTCGACACCCCGGCTCAGCGTTGGGGCGTCGCAACCGGCCACGAGCGCGTGCTCGTGTGCGGCTCGGGCGCCCGTCGCGGCGGGGCCGTCAGCGGCATCGGCGGACACAACGCCGCCATGGCCGCCCTCGAGATCCTCCGCGGCTGA
- a CDS encoding MarR family winged helix-turn-helix transcriptional regulator gives MTYQVPRMDEQQSRAWLALVWTTELLPAALDAQLQADAGMTHFEFMVLSTLQQAPGSTLQTKELAAAVSATMPRLSRVVGKLAERELVERVGGTGDARVVNVRLTTAGRRDLVRAVPSHLALVRDLVIDRLSPAELDALTDALEPLVDHLGPRGRLGR, from the coding sequence ATGACCTACCAGGTTCCCCGGATGGACGAGCAGCAGTCGCGCGCATGGCTCGCCCTCGTGTGGACGACCGAGCTCCTCCCCGCCGCCCTCGACGCGCAGCTGCAGGCGGATGCCGGTATGACGCACTTCGAGTTCATGGTGCTGTCCACGCTGCAGCAGGCCCCGGGCTCCACCCTGCAGACGAAGGAGCTCGCCGCGGCGGTGAGCGCCACGATGCCGCGGCTCTCCCGCGTGGTGGGAAAGCTCGCCGAGCGCGAGCTCGTGGAGCGCGTGGGCGGCACGGGCGACGCCCGCGTCGTGAACGTCCGGCTGACGACGGCCGGTCGGCGGGACCTCGTCCGCGCGGTGCCGTCTCACCTCGCGCTGGTGCGCGACCTCGTCATCGATCGGCTCTCCCCCGCGGAGCTCGACGCGCTGACGGACGCTCTGGAGCCGCTCGTCGATCACCTCGGTCCGCGCGGGCGCCTCGGACGCTGA
- a CDS encoding VOC family protein: MTDTTPAPAVAPDRVLNPDTGMDAVTLRVGDLDLMSSYYSAALAMEPLEERSRGSEVHRVLGRGATPLVRLIATPGLPAVDPRQAGLFHTAFLFDDAPSLAATVLRAAQDPRSRFAGSSDHLVSEAFYFTDPEGNGIELYTDRARDQWRYAAGELQMSTLYLDPNAYLQKHLTDAAVAGAAAAHGKVGHVHLQVGDIPTARAFYIDALGFETTVGSLPGALFASAGGYHHHVAMNTWNSAGAGPRAASLGLGDVALTVPARDDLDALAARLRRHRLPFADRGNEIVVSDPWDTQVTVALPAAGVDDVLSR; the protein is encoded by the coding sequence ATGACCGACACCACCCCCGCACCTGCGGTGGCGCCTGACCGCGTGCTGAACCCCGACACGGGAATGGATGCCGTCACCCTCCGCGTCGGCGACCTCGATCTCATGTCGTCGTACTACTCCGCGGCGCTCGCGATGGAACCGCTGGAGGAGCGGTCGCGTGGCAGCGAAGTGCACCGCGTGCTCGGGCGGGGAGCGACTCCGCTCGTGCGGCTCATCGCCACGCCGGGACTGCCGGCGGTCGACCCCCGTCAGGCGGGCCTCTTCCACACGGCCTTCCTCTTCGACGACGCGCCGTCGCTTGCGGCGACCGTGCTCCGTGCCGCGCAGGACCCTCGGAGCAGGTTCGCCGGGTCGAGCGACCACCTCGTCAGCGAGGCCTTCTACTTCACCGATCCCGAGGGGAACGGGATCGAGCTGTACACCGACCGCGCGCGCGACCAGTGGCGTTACGCGGCCGGCGAGCTCCAGATGTCGACGCTCTACCTCGACCCGAACGCCTACCTCCAGAAGCACCTGACCGACGCGGCGGTGGCGGGGGCGGCTGCCGCGCACGGGAAGGTCGGCCACGTGCACCTGCAAGTCGGTGACATTCCGACCGCGCGCGCCTTCTACATCGACGCGCTCGGGTTCGAGACGACGGTCGGGTCGCTCCCGGGAGCCCTGTTCGCGTCGGCCGGCGGCTACCATCACCACGTGGCGATGAACACCTGGAACAGCGCGGGCGCAGGTCCTCGGGCGGCGAGCCTCGGCCTCGGCGACGTGGCGCTCACCGTGCCCGCGCGCGACGACCTCGATGCGCTGGCGGCGCGGTTGCGGCGCCACCGCCTGCCCTTCGCCGATCGGGGCAACGAGATCGTGGTGAGCGATCCCTGGGACACACAGGTCACCGTCGCGCTACCGGCGGCGGGCGTCGACGACGTCCTGTCGCGCTGA
- a CDS encoding inositol monophosphatase family protein: protein MEESSPRVDTTGLLALAVDIAQEAGALARRRRAEGVAVAATKSTLADVVTEADREVEDLVRARLAAARPGDAILGEEGGATGAPAGDPTGITWVVDPIDGTVNYLYGIPHYAVSIAAVTGEPTAARWQQQVGVVYQPVTDELFHATRGGGAWLGDQRLHVGAPTAAGALVATGFGYDPATHEGDFARLRRVMPFARDIRRAGAASLDLAYVAAGRLDGYFERGLHPWDHAAGGLLVVEAGGRVGGMPDGAPGREMTIAAGPELFERISTAVYQ, encoded by the coding sequence ATGGAGGAATCTTCGCCCCGTGTCGACACGACCGGACTGCTCGCGCTCGCCGTCGACATCGCGCAGGAGGCCGGTGCCCTCGCCCGGCGTCGTCGGGCCGAGGGGGTCGCGGTCGCCGCGACGAAGTCGACCCTGGCCGACGTGGTCACCGAGGCCGACCGCGAGGTGGAAGACCTCGTCCGCGCGCGGCTGGCTGCCGCACGCCCGGGCGATGCGATCCTCGGTGAGGAGGGCGGCGCCACCGGAGCGCCCGCGGGAGACCCCACCGGCATCACGTGGGTGGTCGATCCGATCGACGGCACGGTGAACTACCTCTACGGCATCCCGCACTACGCCGTCAGCATCGCCGCCGTGACGGGGGAGCCGACAGCCGCGCGCTGGCAGCAGCAGGTCGGGGTCGTCTATCAGCCCGTCACCGACGAGCTGTTCCACGCCACGCGCGGCGGCGGAGCGTGGCTCGGCGACCAGCGGCTGCACGTCGGCGCGCCCACCGCGGCGGGTGCCCTCGTCGCGACCGGCTTCGGATACGACCCCGCCACCCACGAGGGCGACTTCGCGCGGCTGCGACGCGTCATGCCCTTCGCACGCGACATCCGGCGGGCCGGCGCGGCCTCGCTCGACCTGGCGTACGTCGCCGCGGGGCGCCTCGACGGCTACTTCGAGCGCGGGCTGCACCCGTGGGACCACGCTGCGGGCGGACTCCTCGTCGTCGAAGCGGGCGGCCGGGTCGGCGGGATGCCGGACGGCGCTCCCGGGCGCGAGATGACGATCGCCGCGGGGCCCGAGCTGTTCGAGCGGATCAGCACCGCGGTATATCAGTGA